The Dasypus novemcinctus isolate mDasNov1 chromosome 24, mDasNov1.1.hap2, whole genome shotgun sequence sequence GCATGTGGACGGCATGGTGTGTGGCCGCCCTGTGCGTGGCGGCCGTGTGTGGCATGCGCCAAGAGACGAACACCGTCCTCAGGGTTACCAAAGACGTGCTGAGCAATGGTGAGTCCCTCCTCAGCATGGGCATGGCACGGGGAAGGCCGTCCAGGCAGCCCTGCTCCCCAGGACCCTCACGTCCCTGGCAGACCCACATCAGATGGCCGGGTGATGTCTCCTCTCCAGGCCTTagtttcccctttttctttcggCTGCCATTTCCCATCACCTATGTGCCAGGTGCTAGGCACATATGCTCATGTCTCTTGAGAAACAGAGAGCAGTGATTAAGAGCTCGGGCTCCGGAGTCGGCTTTCCTGGGGTTCAAGTCCTGACTGTGAGACCTTAAGTTCATGACTTGAGTTCTTAAGCCTCAGTCTCCTCGTCTGCAAAGTGGGTGCAATTATGGACCTCATCTCAGAGGACTGATGTAAGGCTTAAATGAGACCATGTTTATGAAAACTAAGCCCAGTTCTGGGTACATAGAAGGCCTTCAGTAAGTGGGAGCTACAATTAGTGCTGCCTGCAAGTGTTAGGACCTCAGTTTTGTCATCTGGCAAGTGGGAACACGCTCCCTGCACCAATTCCCATCCAGAGCTatcatgagaaaaagaaaagagataatttTCTGCTTAAGTGGCCTCAATTTTTTCAATCCATCAAATGAGGACAATAATTGTGGCTTTTATTATTTCCCAGGAATCAGTTGAGATGATGCAAGAGAAAATAGGTTTTTTAAACTGTAAAGTATAGAATATTTGGAAGGGAGGAGGATGAAGAAAAGCCATCCAGGTTTGACTGCCTGATGTTGACATCTAATTTAAGTGAGGCCAGGTAAACGCAGCAGGGAAAGAGAGCACCTGGGACGTCAGGGTTGGATTGGCCTGAGGAATCTCCTCATTTGATCCCTGCATCTCACTGATGGGAAAAGTGAGGCCCAGGGAGCTGAGGGATGCCTCGTGGGGGGTGCCCAGGAGCTGGAGGTGGGAGAAGAGAAAACCCTGGCTGATGCTTTGCCTCTCTGCAGCCATttcaggcaccctgcagcaaaGCGATGCTCTGCGTTCGGCCCTAAGAGAGGTGCCCATGGGTAAagctggtggtgatggtggtgggccTCTCCTGGGGGGTTTGCTTGGTGGAAGTGGAGGTGGAGGCGGCGGGGGAGGTGGTCTTCTGGGGGGCCTGCTTGGTGGTGGGGATGGAGGGGGCGGTGGCGATCTCTTGGGTGGGGTTGGAGGAGGCTTGTTGGGTGGCAGTGGCAGCAGTGGTGGTGGGCTGCTGGGTGGTGGTAGTAGTGGTGGTGGGCTGTTGGGTGGCAGCGGTGGTGGTGGGCTGTTGGGTGGCAGCGGTGGTGGTGGGCTGTTGGGTGGTGGTAGTAGTGGTGGTGGGCTGTTGGGTGGCAGCGGTGGTGGTGGGCTGTTGGGTGGTGGTAGTAGTGGTGGTGGGCTGTTGGGTGGCAGCGGTGGTGGTGGGCTGTTAGGTGGCAGCAGTGGTGGTGGGCTcttgggtggtggtggtggtggtgaacaGTGCAGTGGTGGCAGTGACTGGGGGCATTCGGATGGGGGCCGTGGTGGTGGGTTGTTGGGTGGTGGAGGTGGATTGCTgggtggcagtggtggtggtctcttgggtggtggtggtggtggtcttTTGGGCAGTGGCCGACACCATTACAATGACTACAGACGCGTTGAATTCCCCCGAGGTGTCGGTGGTGTTCCCTACAACGACTTCCATGTCCGAGAGCCCCCCCCCAAATACACCAACGGCAACCAGCTTGGCGGTAATTACAAGTATGGTCACATCAATGCCAACGACAACAGTGCTCAGTTGGGGGGCAAATACCGATACGGTGAGATCCTTGAGTCGGACGGAAGCATCAGGGACCTCCGAAGTGGCAACTACCGCAGTGCTGAGAATGCATATGGCGGCCACAGGGGCCATGGGCAGTATAGGTCAGCCGAAGGCACGGCGACCGTGGGCAGGCTTCACCGGCGGGAGCTGCGACCCGGAGAAATCCCACCTGGTGTGGCCACTGGGGCGCTGGGCCCAGGTGGCTTGCTGGGGACTGGGGGAATGCTGGCGAATGAAGGCATCCTGTCAGGCCAAGGGGGCCTGCTCGGCGGGGGAGGTCTCCTTGGCGATGGAGGACTTCTCGGAGGAGGGGGCGTCCTTGGCGTGCTTGGCGAGGGCGGCATCCTCAGCACCGTCCAGGGCATCACAGGGTAAGAAGGACTGGGCTCTCCCTCTTAAGCCCCCTGGCCAACCTGCAAACAGGGGTCCTCACCCCCGAGAccaggggttgggggagggagagtCTTCAGAACCCCATACACTCTGGGGCTTGGTTCTGGACTGAACATCTTGAAGGTCCCGATTTTATGGTTTGGGGTCTTGGCGATAAAACAGGCCCACATTTGCGCCCCAGCTCAACCTTTTATATTTGATGCATAACTCTGGGCCCTTCTTTTCGTCTCTTTtcatctctgtttcctcatctgtagaacaGTCATAGTAAAATAATTTAAGTGGAAAATGCCCAGGGAttaaaaatcttatatatataataatttcaaTTATGCCCATGtcctttattcattctttaagtCAGCGAATATTTGGAGCTCCTACTATGTGTAGGGCACTGTGTTGGAACTGGGGACATCACCCAGTGGTTATGCAAAAGAAGACACACCTTCTGTCCTCATACAGCTTGCAGGCAGGTGGAGAATATGGACAGGAATAAAGAAGCTGCAAACAACATAAAATTACCGCAGTGATAAGAAGCTCGTAGGGCAACGAGAGTGTGTATAATGGGGGAGCTCATTTACCTGGGAGGtcaggggaggcttcctggaggaagaggaCCTTGGCTGAAATCTGAAGAATGTGCTGGAGGGGACCAGGCAAAGGGGCAGGGTCAGGTAGAATGAATGGCACTTGTCTGTGGAAAAAGAATTCAAAGGAAAGTAGATGTATTCAAAGGAAACTCAAAGGAATTCAAAGGAAATATACACTGGAGGTCTCTGGGCGGTGGGATTATGGGTTGTGGCAATTTTTGCTTTAACCTTTCTGTTTTCCAAGTTCTGTCCATGAAGCTCAGGTCTCTTTAGAGTCAGGAGGAATGAGCATGCAGAtgaggagggtgtgtgtgtgtgtgtgtgggtgctcCCGGCaagtggggggcggtgggggctgcACCCCCTCACTGCGCTCCGCACCCCCGTGCAGACTGCGCATCGCGGAGCTGACCCTCCCTCGCGTGTCAGTGCGGCTCCTGCCTGGCGTGGGCGTCTACCTGAGCTTGTACACCCGCGTGGCCATCAACGGGAAGAGGTGCGTGTGTTCAGCCCCAGAGGGGCCCCTGCACCCCGTGTCCTCGCGGGGGGAGCACGTCATTCCCCTCCTCTACTTCCACGCCCCCATCTCTTTATCCAAAAACGGGGAGAACAAGATGAGTTACCGGGGCGTGGTTTATCAGGTGGGACTCAAGGTTGCCTTGCAACGGTGAAGGCGGTTGAGAGCCGGGAGGCTGGAGAAGTGACAGCCTGGGTTTGAGTCCAGACCCTGTCAGGTAGAGCTGCATGGCCTGGGGTCATTCTTGCATGGGGATAGAAGACCGCCTCCTTTCCAGAAGGCTGTGGCCGTAAGGGAGGGAAGGCAAGCCAAATGCCTCCTGAATAGTGCCTGCCACATAGTAGGAGCTTATTAGAGGACCTCAGAGGGTGGACTTTGACATAGATTAATCCCCACCAGACAAGGTCATGTCTACAAAGCCATGTGATTGGGTGGTCACCCTGGAAGCCAGAATTCACGTACAGAGTTCATTTGGTGACCCCTGTTCCCAGCCTTTGGGACTGGGGAGACAGATTTGCTCACTGACGATTTGAGGGATGAGGGAAGCCTTCCTTGTCTGGGATACTTAGAGAAGAGCGAAGGGAACAGGTGGCAGGGACAGCAAGGGCAAAGCCTGAGGGGGAGGAGCTGGGCAGGCCTGGGCGAGGGTGAGCTGCCTGGTAGTTGGGTGGGACTCAGCGTCTCCATGGCTTCCTGGTCTCCTCCAGTCTTATTGGCTTCCTGGACATTGCGGTAGAGGTGAACATCACGGCCAAGGTCCGGCTGACCATGGACCGCACAGGTTACCCACGGCTGGTCATTGAGCGATGTGACACCCTCCTGGGGGGCATCAAAGTCAAGCTGCTGAGGGGGTGAGTACCAGCAGGCCGTGGATCGTCTTGGGGGATGATGGAGTGGTCTTCCTTTGGCAAGCAAAATGGCACCACCCACTTACCCCTGAGCACTGGGGTGGGAGAGCAGTGAGTCTAGGGGATAGAGAGGGCTCACACTGCACTTGCATGACCGGGTGCTTGCATGACCGCGCTGCAGGGGCTGTGCCTTTAAACCCAGGTTGTGAGGCTTAGCCAACCTGATGACACAGGCTTCCACTTCAAAAAGGCCTGGATCCATATGGCTAAGAGCACAGGCTCTGCAAGCCAACAGGGGCTCAAATCTCAGCAACACTATTTTCCTGGCTGCGTGACTTTGGGAAACCCAGGTGCCTCTCTGAGctccagtttcttcatctgtgaaatgagggtaattctttttcctttgggaatTGAGATAATGGATGTAAAACACTCGGTGCAGAATCTGGCATACTTGAAGAGTTTATGACTATGTTTCCAACAGGAGTTGCATATCCATTGGTACCCCAACTCCTGGGGAAGTTTCCCAATTGGTTCTGTCCAACTAGACCTTGGTGAGGGGGATTTTTTTCTAGGACATCCTCCCCACAAAGTGGCCAAGTCTCTACCCTCTGTCCAGGGTGGCCTCAAGTGTCCATGTCTCATCCAGCCTGCAGTCCCCAGGCCGTGGTCTTGGATGAAGGTACACTTGGGGCAGTCCAGCGCTGAGTCCCTTTCTCATCACTCCCCGAGCCTCTTCATGGGAGACccttcttcagcctctctgtgAGGCTTCTgccctggccccccccccccccccgcccccgcccattcctttcccttctctcttatCTATTCCTTGACCCAATACCTCTACTTTTCATCTTATCTTGACTTTGGGAGAAGAAAAACTCACCTGCAGCTTGAACCCAAATCTTTCAGATTCAGGCTGGTTTCTCCTAATCTTTGCTTCTGCTTCAA is a genomic window containing:
- the LOC101428919 gene encoding BPI fold-containing family B member 4 produces the protein MWTAWCVAALCVAAVCGMRQETNTVLRVTKDVLSNAISGTLQQSDALRSALREVPMGVGGVPYNDFHVREPPPKYTNGNQLGGNYKYGHINANDNSAQLGGKYRYGEILESDGSIRDLRSGNYRSAENAYGGHRGHGQYRSAEGTATVGRLHRRELRPGEIPPGVATGALGPGGLLGTGGMLANEGILSGQGGLLGGGGLLGDGGLLGGGGVLGVLGEGGILSTVQGITGLRIAELTLPRVSVRLLPGVGVYLSLYTRVAINGKSLIGFLDIAVEVNITAKVRLTMDRTGYPRLVIERCDTLLGGIKVKLLRGLLPNLVDNLVNRVLANVLPDVLCPIVDVVLGLVNDQLGLVDSLIPLGILGSVQYTFSSLPLVTGEFLELDLNSLVGEAGGDLIDYPLGRPAVDPRQRMPELPPMGDNTNSQLAISANFLGSVLTLLQKQGALDIDITDGTFEDLPPLTTSTLGALIPKVFQQYPESLPLTIRIQVPNPPSVTLQKDKALVKVFATSEVMVSQPNDVETTICLIDVNTELLAMFSVEADKLMIDAKLDKTSLSLRTSNVGNFDVGLMEVLVGKIFDLAFMPAMNAVLGSGVPLPKILNIDFNNADIDVLEDLLVLSA